The following proteins are encoded in a genomic region of Thalassophryne amazonica chromosome 5, fThaAma1.1, whole genome shotgun sequence:
- the bcl2l16 gene encoding BCL2 like 16 isoform X1 yields the protein MCQPQEEPGSRRGLNSPDPLVREAFLMAYDYLDYVTTRGPEGPMGSAPTACTAALRHASNELLTKFPIFFRRWPRVFQNVTENTACPTLLNILDEHFFPATPAGRRRDLAWSAVLSVYVLGGQMAVHCHERGMTTVLPQLKECVGAYVEKVICPEIQDKGGWAGFVSRFGKKPNFETHLKNVCCWTLLLLTISILTYCLWKRTANTAT from the exons ATGTGTCAACCCCAGGAGGAGCCGGGCTCCAGGAGGGGCCTGAACAGCCCTGACCCACTGGTGAGAGAAGCTTTCCTGATGGCCTATGATTACTTAGACTATGTTACCACCAGGGGGCCAGAGGGCCCCATGGGTTCAGCCCCCACAGCCTGCACTGCAGCTCTCCGCCACGCCAGCAACGAGCTCCTCACCAAGTTCCCCATCTTCTTCAGGCGCTGGCCTCGTGTCTTCCAGAATGTGACGGAGAACACGGCCTGTCCTACACTCCTAAACATCCTGGATGAGCACTTCTTCCCCGCCACCCCTGCAGGCCGCCGCAGGGACCTGGCCTGGAGCGCGGTGCTATCAGTGTATGTGCTGGGTGGCCAGATGGCCGTGCACTGCCATGAGAGAGGCATGACGACGGTCCTGCCCCAGCTGAAGGAGTGTGTCGGGGCCTACGTAGAGAAGGTCATCTGCCCCGAGATTCAGGACAAAGGAGGGTGG GCTGGATTTGTGTCACGCTTTGGAAAGAAACCCAACTTTGAGACCCACCTGAAGAATGTGTGCTGCTGGACGTTGCTACTGTTGACCATCAGCATCCTCACTTATTGCTTATGGAAAAGAACAGCCAACACTGCCACCTAG
- the bcl2l16 gene encoding BCL2 like 16 isoform X2, translated as MCQPQEEPGSRRGLNSPDPLVREAFLMAYDYLDYVTTRGPEGPMGSAPTACTAALRHASNELLTKFPIFFRRWPRVFQNVTENTACPTLLNILDEHFFPATPAGRRRDLAWSAVLSVYVLGGQMAVHCHERGMTTVLPQLKECVGAYVEKVICPEIQDKGGLDLCHALERNPTLRPT; from the exons ATGTGTCAACCCCAGGAGGAGCCGGGCTCCAGGAGGGGCCTGAACAGCCCTGACCCACTGGTGAGAGAAGCTTTCCTGATGGCCTATGATTACTTAGACTATGTTACCACCAGGGGGCCAGAGGGCCCCATGGGTTCAGCCCCCACAGCCTGCACTGCAGCTCTCCGCCACGCCAGCAACGAGCTCCTCACCAAGTTCCCCATCTTCTTCAGGCGCTGGCCTCGTGTCTTCCAGAATGTGACGGAGAACACGGCCTGTCCTACACTCCTAAACATCCTGGATGAGCACTTCTTCCCCGCCACCCCTGCAGGCCGCCGCAGGGACCTGGCCTGGAGCGCGGTGCTATCAGTGTATGTGCTGGGTGGCCAGATGGCCGTGCACTGCCATGAGAGAGGCATGACGACGGTCCTGCCCCAGCTGAAGGAGTGTGTCGGGGCCTACGTAGAGAAGGTCATCTGCCCCGAGATTCAGGACAAAGGAGG GCTGGATTTGTGTCACGCTTTGGAAAGAAACCCAACTTTGAGACCCACCTGA
- the tubb2b gene encoding tubulin beta-2b chain has translation MREIVHLQAGQCGNQIGAKFWEVISDEHGIDPTGTYHGDSDLQLERINVYYNEASGGKYVPRAVLVDLEPGTMDSVRSGAFGQVFRPDNFVFGQSGAGNNWAKGHYTEGAELVDSVLDVVRKEAESCDCLQGFQLTHSLGGGTGSGMGTLLISKIREEYPDRIMNTFSVVPSPKVSDTVVEPYNATLSVHQLVENTDETYCIDNEALYDICFRTLKLTTPSYGDLNHLVSATMSGVTTCLRFPGQLNADLRKLAVNMVPFPRLHFFMPGFAPLTSRGSQQYRSLTVPELTQQMFDAKNMMAACDPRHGRYLTVAAIFRGRMSMKEVDEQMLNVQNKNSSYFVEWIPNNVKTAVCDIPPRGLKMAATFIGNSTAIQELFKRISEQFTAMFRRKAFLHWYTGEGMDEMEFTEAESNMNDLVSEYQQYQDATAEEEGEFDEHEEDVLE, from the exons atgagagaAATCGTTCACCTTCAGGCTGGCCAATGCGGCAACCAGATTGGTGCTAAG TTTTGGGAGGTCATCAGTGACGAGCATGGGATTGATCCGACTGGCACTTACCATGGTGACAGTGACCTGCAGCTGGAAAGGATCAATGTGTACTACAACGAAGCATCAG GTGGTAAATATGTTCCTCGTGCTGTGCTGGTTGACTTGGAGCCGGGAACTATGGACTCTGTGAGGTCTGGAGCTTTTGGTCAAGTTTTCAGACCAGACAACTTTGTCTTTG GTCAGAGTGGAGCTGGCAACAACTGGGCTAAGGGCCATTATACAGAAGGTGCAGAGTTGGTGGACTCTGTCTTGGATGTGGTGAGGAAGGAAGCAGAGAGCTGTGATTGCCTCCAGGGTTTTCAGCTGACCCACTCTCTAGGTGGCGGTACTGGCTCCGGCATGGGAACACTGCTCATCAGCAAGATCCGTGAAGAGTACCCCGACCGTATCATGAATACTTTCAGTGTTGTGCCATCTCCAAAAGTATCAGACACGGTTGTGGAGCCGTACAATGCCACTTTGTCGGTCCACCAGCTGGTAGAAAACACAGATGAAACTTACTGTATTGATAATGAGGCTTTGTATGATATCTGCTTCCGTACGCTCAAGCTTACAACCCCCTCATATGGTGACCTCAACCACTTGGTCTCTGCTACCATGAGTGGCGTCACCACCTGTCTCAGGTTCCCTGGGCAGCTCAACGCTGACCTGCGTAAGCTAGCAGTGAATATGGTGCCATTCCCCCGTCTGCACTTCTTCATGCCAGGCTTCGCTCCCCTCACCAGCAGAGGTAGTCAACAGTACAGATCCCTGACAGTACCTGAGCTGACCCAGCAGATGTTTGATGCCAAGAACATGATGGCCGCCTGTGACCCACGCCATGGCCGCTACCTGACAGTGGCTGCCATCTTCCGTGGCCGCATGTCCATGAAGGAAGTGGATGAGCAGATGCTGAATGTGCAGAATAAGAACAGCAGCTATTTCGTAGAGTGGATTCCAAACAACGTCAAGACCGCTGTGTGCGATATTCCTCCCCGTGGtctcaagatggctgccaccttCATTGGAAATAGTACCGCCATCCAGGAGCTCTTCAAGCGCATCTCTGAGCAGTTCACGGCTATGTTCAGGCGCAAAGCTTTCCTCCACTGGTACACCGGTGAGGGCATGGATGAGATGGAGTTCACTGAAGCGGAGAGCAACATGAACGACCTGGTCTCAGAGTACCAGCAGTATCAGGATGCCACTGCTGAGGAGGAGGGTGAGTTTGATGAACATGAGGAGGATGTCCTGGAGTAA